Sequence from the Thermoplasmatales archaeon genome:
TTCAGAGCACATACAAAAGAAATGGCGGATAAACTTGGCTTGGGTGGATGGGTAAAAAATATGCCAGATGGAAGTGTTTTTGCCGTTTTTGAGGGAGATGAAAATAAAATAAAGGAAATGATAGAGTGGTGCCATCGGGGGCCACCTCTCGCAAAAGTGGAAAGAGTGGAAAT
This genomic interval carries:
- a CDS encoding acylphosphatase, translated to MKRVRVRIYGRVQGVWFRAHTKEMADKLGLGGWVKNMPDGSVFAVFEGDENKIKEMIEWCHRGPPLAKVERVEIEEEEIKGEKDFKIKY